A window of Streptomyces broussonetiae genomic DNA:
GCAGCGCCTCGTGGCCCGGGTGTACGGCACCGATGGGCACCATGTCGTTGAGGTACCGGCCCGGCGTGAAGCGCTGGGCGGTGATGGTGATGGTCAGTTCCGTCGGGCCGTACAGGTTCTCGAGTGTCGCTCCGGGGGCGGCGACGGCCCAGTCCTCGGCGTCCTTGCAGCTGAGCGCCTCCCCCGCGAAGAAGCTCCAGCGCAGCGACGCCAGCGCGCCCGGCTCCAGCCCGCCGGTGCGACGCACCAGGGTGATCGCGCTGGGCGTGGAGAACCACACGGTCATGCCCTGCTCGGCCAGGAACTCCGGCAGATGCGCGTACGCCTGCGGCGGGATCGGTACGACGGCGGCGCCGGCGCCCCACGCGCAGAACAGGTCGAACATCGCGCAGTCGAAGTTGAGGTCGAAGGTCTGCGAGAAGACGTCGTGCGGACCGAAGTCGTAGCGCTCGTCCAGCAGGCCGAAGTAGTGCGCGGTGTTGGCGTGGGTGACGGGCACGCCCTTGGGCCGGCCGGTGGAGCCTGAGGTGAACAGCACGTAGGCGGTGTCGGAGGGCCGGGCGGGCATCGGCGCCTTCAGGGCGCTGTCCGGGTCGACGACGAGCGCCGGCATCGGCTGCCCGCCGGGGGCGAACAGCGTCGGCAGGCGCACGCCCTCGGCGTGCAGGGCGGTCAGGGCGGGCAGCGCGTCGTCGTCGGCGAGCAGCGCGCCGGCCCCGGCGGCCTCGATCATCTGCCGGGTGCGGGCGGCCGGGAAGGCCGGCTGCAGCGGGACGACGGTGACGCCGCTGTACAGGCCTGCCAGCAGGGCGGCGTACGCGGTGGGTCCCTTGCCGGCCAGCACGCCCACGGCGGGCGGCCGGCCGGGCAGACCGGCGCGCAGCGAACCGGCCAGGACCAGGGCGCGTTCGTGCAGTGCGCGGTAGCTGGTGTCGACGCCGTCGACGCGCAGCGCGGGCCGGTCCGGGGCGAGCGCCAGCCCGCGCAGGAACCGGCCGGCGAGCGTGCCGTCCATGGTGGGATCCACGAAGGGCCGTCCCGTCAGCTCGCGGCGGTGTGCAGCATGCTCTGCACGGTGTCCCACAGCACGCCGGCGGTGCGGAAGGTGTCCATGGTCAGCGCGCTGTCGCGGAAGCGGACTTGATAGGCCTCCTCCAGCGTGCCGAGCAGCTGGACGGTGGCGAGCGAGTCCAGGCCGAGGTCCTTCAGCTCGGCGTCCGGGGTCAGCTCCTCCTGCGGGCCGAGGAACGGCACGAAGGGGCGGAGTATCTGTTCGAACTGGTCGTCCCACATGGGAGCCTCCTACGAGTCGGTCGGGATCAGGCGGCGCGCGAGCGGCGCCGGGGGGTCATCGCCAGCCGCGGCGGTGCGGCGACGACGTCGAAGTTCCGGGTCGCGCAGGGCACCCGGCCGAAGAGGCTGTCGGGCCCGGCCACGCACAGCCGGGTGACGCCGGCTTCCTTGAGGGCCGTGGTGACGCCGGGCCAGTTCATCGGGTGGTCGAAGCCGTCGAGCAGCATGGTGCGCAGTTCCTCGCCGGTGTGCAGCAGTCGGCCGTCCTGGTCGGCGACGACGGGCAGCTTGGGGTCGGCGAAGGTGTAGCGGGACACCACGTCGCGTTCGGCCCTCTCCCGCAGCGGGCGGAACGCCGAGGCGTGCATGGGCGGGCGCATGGTGTACAGCGGCAGGCTGCCGACGGAGCGCAACCGCTCCTCCAGCCATGCCACGCGGTGCTCGGACAGGGAGATCATGTAGAAGCCGTCGTCGATGTGGCAGGAGATCTCGTGCCACTCCCCCGCCTCGTCCAGCTCGGTGAGGATGGCGTCGAGGCCGTCCCGCGGGGCGCGGACGAAGGACAGGGTGACGATGTCCCGGTGCTCCTCGGCGAAGTACTCCTCCAGGCAGCGGGCGATCTCGGCGGTCAGGCGCACCGCGTCGGGCAGTTCGAGGGCGCCGGTGTAGGCGAGGGCCGCCTTCTCGCCGAAGCTGGGTCCGGCGACGATGTCGGGTTCGACACCGAGGTGGTCGCGGGCCCAGTCGGCGCAGGCCAGGCAGTTGATGAAGAAGGCGACCTGGGCGGCCTCGGAGTAGTCGCCCGGGGAGGTGCGGAAGGCGTCCACCAGCGAGTAGCCGAGCGCCTCGTCGGCGACGGCGACCAGGTCCCGGGCGAAGGGGTTGGCCACCATGAACCTGCCCACCTCGGTGAACGGGACGGGTCCCATGCCGGGGAAGACGAGAGCGGTGTCGTGTGCCATGGCGGGATCCCCGCCCCCTTTCACGGGTTCGTGAGCGTCACAGGCTCTTGAGGAAGTCGGTCATCACCTCGAAGAACCGTTCCGGCTCCTCCAGGTGCGGCAGATGGCTCGACTCCTCGAAGATCTCCCAGCGCGCCCCGGGGATGTGGTCGTGGAACGGCTGCACGACCGCCGGGGTGGCCTCGTCGTGGCGGCCGCTGATGACCAGGGTCGGAGTGCCGATCCGGTGCAGTTCGTCGACGATCGACCAGTTCTTCAGGGAACCGATGACGTGGAACTCGTTGGGCCCGTTCATCGCGTAGTAGACGGTCGGGTCGTTGTAGATCTCCATGAAGGAGGACAGGAAGTCGCGCGGCCAGGGAGACACACGGCAGACATGACGGTCGTAGAAGACCCGCATCGCGGCCAGGTAGTCCGGACTGTCGAAGGTGCCGTCCGCCTCGTGCCGCCGCAGTGTCTGCTCGGCCTCCGGTGGCAGTTCGGCGCGCAGCCGTGCCATCTCCTGGAGCCAGATCGGGTACGAGGCGGGCGCGTTGGCGACGACCAGTCCGCGCAGGCCGACCGGGTTCGTCATGGCGTGCCGGGCGCACAGCGGGCCGCCCCAGGACTGGCCGAACAGTACGTAGTCGTCGGCGATGCCCAACTGCTGGACCAAATTGACCAGTTCACGCTCGAACAGCTCGACCGTCCAGAACGCGGCCTCCTTGTCGGGCAGATGGGTCGAGCCGCCGTTGCCCAGCTGGTCGTAGTGGACCACGGGCCAGCCGTCCTCGGCGAGCCTCGCGAGCGGCAGCAGGTAGTCATGGGTGCTGCCGGGGCCGCCGTGCACGGCGACGACCGCCGGCCGGCCCGCACCGAGTTCACCGGTCACCCGGTACCAGGTCCGGTACTCCCCGAAGGGAAGGGTGCCCTTCGCACTGGGATCCGGGGACACGCTGAATCACCTCTGCTCGGCTGCGGGACACGGCGACGGCCGGGGCGGGGCCGCCGGCCGGGACCGGGAGAGCCGGCACGGTGGGCGATCCGTGCCTTCGCCGTCCATGCCTCTGTCGTGGTCCGCTGCCGACGCTAACGGCCACCGCGCCGCCACCAGACCCCTAATCGCCCCTAGGCGGTGTCCGGGTGACCGAACACACGGGGCGCGCCCCGCCGCTCCCCGCTCGCTGTCTCCCGCGGGTCTCGCCGCCCCGTGCCACCTGCGGCGCAGGGCGCACATACGGTGGACCGCGGTGCCCGTCGGATGTCGTCCGGATGTCTCCTGCCCCCTAGGTCCCGTCGTCACATTCCCGTCGTCGCCCGAAGGGCGGCCTCGTGGTGTCCGGTGCGTGCTCCCGGCGTGCCGGACGGAAGTCCTCGTACTGGACGTACATGGGCTTTCGCCCGCGAGAGGGCGTGCCAGGCGTCGCGAGGCAGACGGGAATGTGACGACAGGGCCTAGGGGCGCCTAGGGGTTGGGGCTTCGGGCGGTGGCTGCCTAGCGTGCGGGAGACGGCCGACAGCGCCGCACCGGCGCCGAGACCGGACCCGCTCCGCTTTCGGCGCCTCCCGTTCCCTCCCGTGCGAAGAGGACATGATGACTGCACCTGCCGAACCGGCCGACGGGGCCGCGCTGCCGGAGTTCCCGATGCGGCGGGCCTGTCCCTTCAGCCCGCCGGCCGCCTACGCAGAACTGCGCGAGACCGAGCCGGTCTCCCGGGCGCAGCTGAAGGTGAACGGCAAGCCCACGTGGCTGATCACCCGGCACGACCTGTACAAGAAGCTGCTGGGTGACGCGCGGGTCAGCGCGAACCTGAAGCTGCCCGGATATCCGCTGCAGGTGCCGGTACCGGAGGAGACTCTCCAGTCGGTGCCGCTGACCTTTCTGTCCATGGACCCGCCGGACCACACGGTCCAGCGCCGCATGCTGGCCCCGGAGTTCAGCGTGCGGCGGATGCGCGAGCTGCGTGAGCGGGTGCAGCAGATCGTGGACCAGCTGATCGACCAGATGCTCGCCAAGGGCGCGGACGCCCCGGTCGACCTGGTGACCGCGCTCGCGCTGCCGGTGCCCTCCTTCGTCATCTGCGAACTGCTCGGGGTCCCCTACGAGGACCACGGCCGGTTCGAGGAGTGGGCCTGGGCGATCATGAACCACGACATCAGCGACGAGGACCGGGGCCGCGCCCACTACGAGCTGGACGCCTACGTGGACGGGCTGGTCACCGCCAAGGAGACCGAACCGGGCGACGACATGATCAGCCGGCTGATCGAGTTCAACCGGCAGACGCCCGCGGTGGAGCACTCCGACATCGTCAGCATGTCCAAGCTGATGCTGGTCACCGGGCACGAGACCACCGCCAACATGATCGCCCTCGGCACCCTGGCGCTGCTGGAGCACCCGGAGCAGCTGGATGCCGTGCGCGAGGAGCCCGAGCTGATGCCCAAGGCGGTGGAGGAGCTGCTGCGCTTCTTCTCCATCTCCGACGCGGGCACCGCACGCGTGGCCATGGAGGACATCGAGCTGGGCGACGTGACCATCCGGGCCGGCGAGGGCATCCTGCCGCTGAACAACGCCGCCAACCACGACGGTCAGGTCTTCCCGGACCCCGACCGTCTCGACGTGCGCCGCGAGGCCCGCAGCCACCTCGCGTTCGGCTACGGCGTCCACCAGTGCATCGGGCAGAACCTGGCCCGCATGGAGTTGGACGTCGTCTACTCGACGCTGCTGCGGCGCATCCCGACGCTCCGCCTGGCCACTGCGCTCGAGGAGCTGCGGTTCAAGGACGACGCCATGGTCTACGGCCTGTACGAGCTGCCCGTCACCTGGTGACGAACCTCCCCCTGTCCGTCCGTTCCGTCACCGAAAGGCAGCCATGACCCAGTCCGCCGACGCCACGCCCGAGACGGGGGCGTCGCTTCCGCAGTTCCCGATGCGCCGCACCTGTCCGTTCAGCGAGCCCCGTGAGTACGCCGAGATGCGTGCGAACGACCCGGTCTCGCGCGCCGCGCTGAAGGTGAACGGCAAGCCCGCCTGGCTGGTCACCCGGCACGAGCACGTCCGGCAGGTGCTGGGCGACAGCCGGGTCAGCTCCAACCTGAAACTGCCGGGCTACCCGCACCAGTTCCACATCCCCGAGGAGATGCTGGCGCAGGTCCGGCTGATGATGCTGAACATGGACGCGCCGGAGCACACCGCCCAGCGGCGCATGCTCATCCCGGAGTTCACCGCCCGCCGGATCAAGGAGATGCGTCCGCGTATCCAGGAGATCGTGGACGAGCGCGTCGACGCGATGCTGGCCGCCGGTGGCCCGGTGGACCTGGTCACCGCCCTTGCGCTGCCGGTGCCCTCACTGGTGATCTGCGAGCTGCTCGGGGTGCCGTACGAGGACCACGCCCAGTTCGAGCAGTGGTCGGCGGCGATGATGAACCACGACCTGAGCCCGGCCGAGTACGGCGCCGCGGTGCAGGCCCTGGACATGTACCTCGACAAGCTCGTCACCCTCAAGGAGGACGAGCCGGGCGACGACCTGATCAGCCGCTTCCTGGAGAAGAACCGCACCGAGCAGGTTGCCGACCATGTCGACGTGGTGACGATGGCGCGGCTGATGCTGGTCGGCGGCCACGAGACGACCGCCAACATGATCGCACTCGGGGTGCTGGCCCTGCTGCAGCACCCGGAGCAGATGGCCGCGTTGCAGGCCGACCCCGGGCTACTGCCGGGCGCCATCGAGGAGTTGCTGCGCGTCTTCTCCATCTCGGACTCCGGCACGGCGCGCGTCGCACTGGAGGACATCGAGGTCGGCGGGGTCACCATCCGCGCCGGCGAGGGCATCCTCGCCCTGAACAACGCGGCCGACCACGACGAGTCCGTCTTCCCCGAACCGGGCAGGCTGGACATCCACCGCAAGGAGGCCCGCAGCCACCTCGCCTTCGGCTACGGGGTCCACCAGTGCATCGGCGCCAACCTGGCCCGGGTGGAGCTGGAGACCGTCTACGGCACGCTGCTGCGCCGAATCCCGGGCCTGCGCCTCGCGGCCGGGCAGGACGAACTGCGCTTCAAGGACGACGCCATGGTCTACGGCGTCTACGAACTCCCCGTCACCTGGTGACGGCCGACCCGATCGGAGTCCCCCTCATGCGTGTCACCACCGAGCAGGACCGGTGCGTGGGTTCCGGCCAGTGCGCCATGCTCAGCCCGGAGGTGTTCGACCAGGACGACGCCGGTCTCGTGGTCGTCCTGCAGCAGGAGCCCGGCGAGGACCTGCGCGCGGGGGTGCTGCAGGCGGTCGACCTGTGCCCGTCGCGGTCCCTGCACGTCGAGGGCTGACGGGCCGTGCCGCAGAGGCTTCGCTCCCCCGCACCGTCCCCGAACCCCGCGGGAGGCCGAGTCGTGAACCGGGTCGTCATCGTCGGAGCGTCGGCGGGTGGCCTGAGCACCGCCGAGGCGCTGCGCCGGGCCGGGCACGAGGGTCCGATCGCGCTCGTCGGCGAGGAGCCGGAGCCGCCCTACGACCGCCCGCCGCTGTCCAAGCAACTGCTCGGCGGCCACTGGGACGCGGACCGGCTCGCCCTGCGCAGTAGCGCCGAACTGGGCGCTCTGGAACTGGACTTACGTCTCGGCGTGCCGGCGACCGGGCTGGATCAGCAGGCCCGGTCGGTCCTGCTGGCCGACGGCCGCGAGATCGAGTACGACGCGCTGGTCGTCGCGACCGGCGCCCGGCCCCGGCGGCTGCCGGGCACGGCCGGCATCGTCGGGGTGCACACACTGCGCACACTGCGGGACGCGCTGGCGCTGCGGGCACGGCTGGGTCCCGGGATGCGGCTGGTCGTGGTCGGCGCCGGTTTCCTCGGCACGGAGGTCGCCGCCGCCGCCCGCGGCCTCGGTGTCCGGGTGACCCTCGTCGAGCCGGCCCCGGTGCCGCTGGCCGCGGCCGTCGGGGAACAGGCCGGGCGGTTCCTGACCGGCCTGCACCAGGAGCACGGCGTCGAACTGCGCACGGGCGCCACGGTCACCGAAGTCCTCCATGCCGGGGGCAGGGTGAGCGGTGTCCGGCTGGCCGACGGCGCCGGTTCGGACGTCGTAGCGGCCGACGTCGTGCTCGTGGCCATCGGCTGCACACCCAACACCGAGTGGCTGGCGGACAGCGGCCTCACCGTGCGGGACGGCCTGGTGTGCGACGAGTACTGCGCAGCCGCACCCGGTGTGTACGGCGTCGGGGACGTGGCCCGCTGGTACAACCCGCTGTTCGCCGCGGAGATGCGCGTCGAGCATCGCACCCATGCCGGGGAACAGGCCACGGCCGTCGCCCGCGAACTCGCCGGCACCGGCGAGCGGCGGCCGTTCGCTCCGGTGCCGTACTTCTGGTCCGACCAGTACGACACCAGGGTGCAGGCCCACGGCCGGCTGCGCGGTCACGACGAGGCCCGTGTCCTCGACAGCGATCCCGCCCGGCGCCGGCTGCTGGTCGTCTACCGCACCGGCGACCGGATCACCGGCGTCCTCGCGGCGGGATTGCCGCCCCGGATGCTGCGCGGCTGGCGGGCCCTGGTAGCCGCCCGGACGCCGTGGCGGGCGGCACTCGCCGGCCCGAGCGCCGCCTGAACCACCCCAGGAACAGCGGGAGTTACCCGGGCAGCGGTGGAGTCGGCCGCGGGCCCACGAGGGACTGTGCCTGCGCGACGAAGCGGGGCAGCCACTCCTCGTGGGAGACGCCCGCCAGCAGCCGCAGTGCCGCTTCCGCGTCCTTGCCGACCGGCGTGTGCAGCGGGGTGCAGGCGTCGTCGACGGACGCGACGACCGCCGCGGCCGCCTCGGCGCAGTCGGCGGCGCCCTGCGCCACGCGCGCCAGGAACCGGGTCAGCCAGACGTGGTCGGCGGCGTACGGGCCGGTCCCGTCCTGCTGTGCGGCGTCCCCGGCGGCGGACCCGCGCCGGACGGCGGAGGCGAAGCTGCCCGGCTCGAGGCACACTACACGGATGCCCAAGGGCCGGACCTCCGCGGACAGGGCCTCGCTGAGCGCGCCCACGGCGGCCTTGCTCGCGGCGTAGAAACCGCCGTGCGGCACGGCGAACGTACGGCCCGCGAGGGAGGACACGTTGACGATGACGCCACTCCCCCGGGCGCGCATCGCCGGCAGCACGGCGCGGGACATGCGCAGCGGGCCCCAGAAGTTGGTCTCCATCAGCAGCCGCGCCTGGTCGAGCGGCATGGTCTCCGCCGGGCCCGTGCGGTCGATGCCGGCGTTGTTGACCAGGGCGTCGACCGGTCCGTGCCGGTCCTGCAGCGCGGTGACGGCGGCGGTGACCGAGGCGTCGTCGGTGACGTCCAGCAACGGGACGTCGAGGGTGAGGCCCTCGGCGTGGGCCCGCCGGAGCAGTTCCTCCGCGCTGTCGGCACGGCGCACACAGGCGTGCACCCGGTCGCCGCGGCGCGCGAAGGCCAGCGCCGTCTCCAGGCCGATGCCGCTGCTGCACCCGGTGACGAGGACGGCGGTCACGACCGCACCGCCTGCCGCGCCAGCAGGTCCAGGACTTCCTTCTGATGCGACGTCAGATAGAAGTGGCCGCCCTGGAACACATGGAAGTCGAACGACGTGGCGGTGTGCCGCGACCAGGCGCGTGCCTCCTCCACGGTGACCTTGGGATCGTTGTCGCCGACCAGACCCACGATCGGACACCGCAGGTCCGGGCCCGGCTCGTAGACATACGTCTCGGCGACCCGGTAGTCCGCGCGGATCGCGGGCAGCGCCATACGGATCAGTTCCTCGTCGTCGAGGATCGCCGAGTCCGTGCCGCTGAGCTGCCGCATCTCCTCGACCAGTCCGTCGTCGTCGCGCAGATGGACGGACTCCTCGCGCGGGCAGGAGGGGGCCCGGCGGGCGGAGGCGACCAGTGCCCGCGGGACGACACCGTGGTCGTGCTCCAGCCGGCGGGCGACCTCGAAGCCGAGGGTGGCGCCCATGCTGTGCCCGAAGAGGACGAGCGGACGGTCGGTCCACGGCAGCAGGACGGAGGTGACCGCGTCGGCCAGCTCCTGGATGCTCGCGGCGCACGGCTCGCCCCGCCGGTCCTGGCGACCCGGGTACTGCACTGCGAGCACGTCCACGGACTCCGGCAGACCCGCCGAGACCGGGTGGTAGAAGGTCGCCGAACCGCCCGCGTGGGGCAGGCACACCAGCCTGGCCGCCGCGTCCGGCCGGGGATGGTAACGGCGTATCCAGAGACGGTCGTGTTCGGCGAGCGTGGTCATGGGGCGGGTGTGTCCTTCCTGGCGGTGACTGCGGCGCGGCGCACGGAGCGCGCACCGGCAGTCTCACGCGCGCCGGACGGCCCGGACACCCCTATCCGCCCCAACCACGGTGTGCGGCTCAGGCGTTGAGGTAGGCGAGCACCGCGAGCACCCGGCGGTTGCTGTCGCTCGACGGAGGGAGCATCAGCTTGGTGAAGATGTTGGAGATGTGCTTCGCGGCCGCGCCCTCGGTGACGGTGAGCCGTTGGGCGATCGCGGTGTTCGAGCAGCCCTCGGCCATGAGTTCCAGCACCTCGCGTTCGCGGCCGGTGAGCGCGGCCAGCGGCTCGTCCCGGGAGTGGCTGGTCATCAGCTGGGCCACGACCGCAGGGTCCATGGCCGTCCCGCCGGCCGCGACGCGTCGTACGGCGTCGATGAACTGCTCGTCGTCCAGGACGCTGTCCTTCAGCAGATAGCCGATGCCGCCGGTGCCGTCGGCCAGCAGTTCGCGGGCGTACATCTGCTCGACGTGCTGGGAGAGGACGAGGATCGGCAGGCCGGGCTGCTCCCGGCGGGAACGCAGGGCCGCCTGGAGGCCCTCGGTGGTGAAGGTGGGGGGCAACCGTACGTCGACGATGGCCACGTCGGGGCGGTGCTCGGCGATCGCGGCGGCGAGGTCGGTGCCGTTGTCGACGGCGGCGGCCACTTCGAAGTCGTACGCCTCCAGCAGCTGGATGATCCCCTGCCTCAGGAGGAAGAGGTCTTCGGCGAGGACAACGCGCACGGTAGCTCCAGCTTCATCACGGTCGGACCGCCCGGAGGGCTGTCGATCTTCAGCGTCCCGTCAAAGGATGCCAGCCTGCGCCGGATGCCCTCCAGACCGGTCCCGGCCGATACGTCGGCGCCACCGCGGCCGTCGTCGGTGACCCGGGCGTGCAGGATGTCCTCCTCGCACCAGGCCAGTATCTCCACACGCGTGGCCTCGGCGTGCTTGAGGGCGTTGGTGAGCAGTTCCGACACGGCGAAGTAGACGGCTGACTCGACCGGGTCGGGCAGCCGGTCGTGCAGGTCCGCCACCACGGTGACCTGCAGCGGGCTGGCCAGGCCCAGGGCGCGCAGGGCGTCGGCCAGGCCGCGCTCCGCGAGGACGGGAGGATGGATGCCCCGCACCAGGTCGCGCAGTTCGCTCAGGGCCTGCACGGACGAGGTGCGCGCCTGCCGCAGCAGACGTCGCGCCTCCTCCGGGTCCTGGGCCATCTTCCGGTCGACGGCCCCCAGTTGGAGGCCCAGGCTGACGAGGCGTGCCTGGGCGCCGTCGTGCAGGTCGCGTTCGATGCGGCGCAGTTCGGCGGCCTGGAAGTCGAGGGCGCCGGAGCGGGTTTCCGCCAGGTGCTGCACCCGGAAGGCGAGTTCGGACTGCCGGGTCGGACCGAGCAGGAACTGGACGAAGTACGCGTACCCCTTGAGGACCAGCGGGCTGAGGAAGATCCAGCCGGTGAGGACGACGAGCGCCAGCAGCCCCGCGGCAAACGCGGCCGGCCAGCTGTCGACGGTGACGGAGGCGTACCAGCGGCCCTGTCCGCCCTGCGCGATGGGCTGCCACAGGCCGCAGGCCAGGAACAGGCCCTCCCCCGCGTAGTAGAGCAGGGCGGCCGGTACGAAGCCGACGAGTCCGACGAGGCAGTTGAGCAGCAGCCACAGCAGATCCCGCCAGGTCGCGGGGTCGGTGAGGATCCACTTGCAGCGGCGCATCCAGCCGACGATGTCCTTCTCGATCTCCTGCGGCTCGTCCCGGTAGGGCCGCCCCACCGGGACGCCGGAGCGCGCGGCCGCGCGCCGGTTGAGGTCGGCCAGCCAGCGCACCGCACGGGTGCAGTAGGGCAGCGCGAGGAAGCCGATGCCGATCACGGAGATGACGACGAAGTAGGTGGTGGTGACGAAGAGGACGATCGAGAGCAGGGCCCCCACGGCGATCGCCGTGCCGACCAGGGTGTCCAGGGCGGCGCGCCCGAGTCGGCCGCGCCAGGTGACCGGCACAGTCTTCATGCCCTCATGTTCCCATCCCTCGGCGCCGGTCACGGCGGGGCCGCCCCCGCCCGGGGGCAGCGGGGACGGCCCGGTCAGAAGGTGGCTCACGCGGCCTTCACCGTGTCCACTGCGGGGTTGCGCATGCCGCGCCAGGAGGGCAGCAGGGTGGCGCCGAACACCAGCAGCAGCGACCCGCCGACGATGGCCAGGTAGATGCCGATGGATCCTGAGGGCAGGTACGAGTCACTCTTGACGAGGCTGTAGGGGACGATGGTCGTCGCCGAGGCGATGGTGCCGAGGACGGTGGCGATGACCGCGATCAGCACACCCTCGACGCTCAGCATCGCGATCACCTGGGCGCGGGTGGCACCGGTGAGCCGCTGCAGGCCGAACTCCGCGCTGCGCTTGCGAGTGACCGACACCAGGGTGTTGACCACGGTGATGGCGGCGTACCCCACGATCATGGCGACGATGGTGTAGTTGGCGGACACCAGGATCTGCTGGATCTGGTTGTTACGGCCGGCCAGCGAGGAGCTGACGTCCAGTTCGGTGCCGGGCACCCGGGCGGCGAGCGCGGCGAGACGGTCGTGGACCTCGGTGCCGCTGCCGGACGCGGTGCGGACCAGGATCTGGTGCGGCAGCCCGTCACCTGTGTGCGGGGCGAGGGTCGCCGCGGGCAGCGTCAGGTACTCCTGCTTGGGGTTGTCGGCGTAGAGGGCGACGACGGTGGGGCGTGCCGCGGTGCCGTCACCGAAGTGCATCGGCAGCCGGTCGCCGACCTTCACTCCGTACTCACGGGCCTTCTTGTCCGAAAGGGCCACGGTGTCGCCGCTCAGAGCGGCGAGCGA
This region includes:
- a CDS encoding AMP-binding protein, which encodes MDGTLAGRFLRGLALAPDRPALRVDGVDTSYRALHERALVLAGSLRAGLPGRPPAVGVLAGKGPTAYAALLAGLYSGVTVVPLQPAFPAARTRQMIEAAGAGALLADDDALPALTALHAEGVRLPTLFAPGGQPMPALVVDPDSALKAPMPARPSDTAYVLFTSGSTGRPKGVPVTHANTAHYFGLLDERYDFGPHDVFSQTFDLNFDCAMFDLFCAWGAGAAVVPIPPQAYAHLPEFLAEQGMTVWFSTPSAITLVRRTGGLEPGALASLRWSFFAGEALSCKDAEDWAVAAPGATLENLYGPTELTITITAQRFTPGRYLNDMVPIGAVHPGHEALLLGADGAPADGDEGELCIMGPQLTPGYLDPADDTGRFLEHGGHRFYRTGDRVRRAEDGGWLYLGRQDAQVQVHGVRMELAEVDAAARTCPGVEDAVTVAVPVDGTVELAVFHTGEPVPPAQLARHLRRLLPAAVVPRAYHHLDALPLNSNRKTDRRKLASRATAMRQSAGTARTHERRQESQ
- a CDS encoding phosphopantetheine-binding protein; amino-acid sequence: MWDDQFEQILRPFVPFLGPQEELTPDAELKDLGLDSLATVQLLGTLEEAYQVRFRDSALTMDTFRTAGVLWDTVQSMLHTAAS
- a CDS encoding ACP S-malonyltransferase → MAHDTALVFPGMGPVPFTEVGRFMVANPFARDLVAVADEALGYSLVDAFRTSPGDYSEAAQVAFFINCLACADWARDHLGVEPDIVAGPSFGEKAALAYTGALELPDAVRLTAEIARCLEEYFAEEHRDIVTLSFVRAPRDGLDAILTELDEAGEWHEISCHIDDGFYMISLSEHRVAWLEERLRSVGSLPLYTMRPPMHASAFRPLRERAERDVVSRYTFADPKLPVVADQDGRLLHTGEELRTMLLDGFDHPMNWPGVTTALKEAGVTRLCVAGPDSLFGRVPCATRNFDVVAAPPRLAMTPRRRSRAA
- a CDS encoding proline iminopeptidase-family hydrolase, which produces MSPDPSAKGTLPFGEYRTWYRVTGELGAGRPAVVAVHGGPGSTHDYLLPLARLAEDGWPVVHYDQLGNGGSTHLPDKEAAFWTVELFERELVNLVQQLGIADDYVLFGQSWGGPLCARHAMTNPVGLRGLVVANAPASYPIWLQEMARLRAELPPEAEQTLRRHEADGTFDSPDYLAAMRVFYDRHVCRVSPWPRDFLSSFMEIYNDPTVYYAMNGPNEFHVIGSLKNWSIVDELHRIGTPTLVISGRHDEATPAVVQPFHDHIPGARWEIFEESSHLPHLEEPERFFEVMTDFLKSL
- a CDS encoding cytochrome P450; this translates as MTAPAEPADGAALPEFPMRRACPFSPPAAYAELRETEPVSRAQLKVNGKPTWLITRHDLYKKLLGDARVSANLKLPGYPLQVPVPEETLQSVPLTFLSMDPPDHTVQRRMLAPEFSVRRMRELRERVQQIVDQLIDQMLAKGADAPVDLVTALALPVPSFVICELLGVPYEDHGRFEEWAWAIMNHDISDEDRGRAHYELDAYVDGLVTAKETEPGDDMISRLIEFNRQTPAVEHSDIVSMSKLMLVTGHETTANMIALGTLALLEHPEQLDAVREEPELMPKAVEELLRFFSISDAGTARVAMEDIELGDVTIRAGEGILPLNNAANHDGQVFPDPDRLDVRREARSHLAFGYGVHQCIGQNLARMELDVVYSTLLRRIPTLRLATALEELRFKDDAMVYGLYELPVTW
- a CDS encoding cytochrome P450; translation: MTQSADATPETGASLPQFPMRRTCPFSEPREYAEMRANDPVSRAALKVNGKPAWLVTRHEHVRQVLGDSRVSSNLKLPGYPHQFHIPEEMLAQVRLMMLNMDAPEHTAQRRMLIPEFTARRIKEMRPRIQEIVDERVDAMLAAGGPVDLVTALALPVPSLVICELLGVPYEDHAQFEQWSAAMMNHDLSPAEYGAAVQALDMYLDKLVTLKEDEPGDDLISRFLEKNRTEQVADHVDVVTMARLMLVGGHETTANMIALGVLALLQHPEQMAALQADPGLLPGAIEELLRVFSISDSGTARVALEDIEVGGVTIRAGEGILALNNAADHDESVFPEPGRLDIHRKEARSHLAFGYGVHQCIGANLARVELETVYGTLLRRIPGLRLAAGQDELRFKDDAMVYGVYELPVTW
- a CDS encoding ferredoxin, whose product is MRVTTEQDRCVGSGQCAMLSPEVFDQDDAGLVVVLQQEPGEDLRAGVLQAVDLCPSRSLHVEG
- a CDS encoding NAD(P)/FAD-dependent oxidoreductase, with amino-acid sequence MNRVVIVGASAGGLSTAEALRRAGHEGPIALVGEEPEPPYDRPPLSKQLLGGHWDADRLALRSSAELGALELDLRLGVPATGLDQQARSVLLADGREIEYDALVVATGARPRRLPGTAGIVGVHTLRTLRDALALRARLGPGMRLVVVGAGFLGTEVAAAARGLGVRVTLVEPAPVPLAAAVGEQAGRFLTGLHQEHGVELRTGATVTEVLHAGGRVSGVRLADGAGSDVVAADVVLVAIGCTPNTEWLADSGLTVRDGLVCDEYCAAAPGVYGVGDVARWYNPLFAAEMRVEHRTHAGEQATAVARELAGTGERRPFAPVPYFWSDQYDTRVQAHGRLRGHDEARVLDSDPARRRLLVVYRTGDRITGVLAAGLPPRMLRGWRALVAARTPWRAALAGPSAA
- a CDS encoding SDR family oxidoreductase — protein: MTAVLVTGCSSGIGLETALAFARRGDRVHACVRRADSAEELLRRAHAEGLTLDVPLLDVTDDASVTAAVTALQDRHGPVDALVNNAGIDRTGPAETMPLDQARLLMETNFWGPLRMSRAVLPAMRARGSGVIVNVSSLAGRTFAVPHGGFYAASKAAVGALSEALSAEVRPLGIRVVCLEPGSFASAVRRGSAAGDAAQQDGTGPYAADHVWLTRFLARVAQGAADCAEAAAAVVASVDDACTPLHTPVGKDAEAALRLLAGVSHEEWLPRFVAQAQSLVGPRPTPPLPG
- a CDS encoding thioesterase II family protein translates to MTTLAEHDRLWIRRYHPRPDAAARLVCLPHAGGSATFYHPVSAGLPESVDVLAVQYPGRQDRRGEPCAASIQELADAVTSVLLPWTDRPLVLFGHSMGATLGFEVARRLEHDHGVVPRALVASARRAPSCPREESVHLRDDDGLVEEMRQLSGTDSAILDDEELIRMALPAIRADYRVAETYVYEPGPDLRCPIVGLVGDNDPKVTVEEARAWSRHTATSFDFHVFQGGHFYLTSHQKEVLDLLARQAVRS